One genomic segment of Cygnus olor isolate bCygOlo1 chromosome 20, bCygOlo1.pri.v2, whole genome shotgun sequence includes these proteins:
- the LYRM9 gene encoding LYR motif-containing protein 9 isoform X1 gives MQCIHAAKSITLKNVIMAPLPNAELVQNSLQLYRYLLRCCKQLPEENIRQHYRHAIRQSFKVHADEDNPERIQQIIKRAIEDADWVMNKYKKQK, from the exons ATGCAGTGCATCCACGCAGCAAAATCAATTACG CTAAAAAACGTGATAATGGCTCCACTACCCAATGCTGAATTAGTTCAGAACTCTTTGCAATTATATCGTTACCTGCTTCGATGCTGTAAGCAACTTCCTGAAGAGAATATTCGTCAGCATTACAGACATGCAATCAGGCAG AGTTTCAAAGTTCATGCGGATGAAGACAATCCTGAAAGGATCCAGCAAATTATTAAGAGAGCCATTGAAGATGCCGACTGGGTCATGAATAAA tataaaaaacagaagtag
- the LYRM9 gene encoding LYR motif-containing protein 9 isoform X2 has product MAPLPNAELVQNSLQLYRYLLRCCKQLPEENIRQHYRHAIRQSFKVHADEDNPERIQQIIKRAIEDADWVMNKYKKQK; this is encoded by the exons ATGGCTCCACTACCCAATGCTGAATTAGTTCAGAACTCTTTGCAATTATATCGTTACCTGCTTCGATGCTGTAAGCAACTTCCTGAAGAGAATATTCGTCAGCATTACAGACATGCAATCAGGCAG AGTTTCAAAGTTCATGCGGATGAAGACAATCCTGAAAGGATCCAGCAAATTATTAAGAGAGCCATTGAAGATGCCGACTGGGTCATGAATAAA tataaaaaacagaagtag